DNA from Bos indicus isolate NIAB-ARS_2022 breed Sahiwal x Tharparkar chromosome 15, NIAB-ARS_B.indTharparkar_mat_pri_1.0, whole genome shotgun sequence:
gatatgcagatgacaccacccttatggcagaaagcaaagaagagcctCTCTGCTttgctaaagagcctcttgatgaaagtgaaagaggagagtgaaatagttggcttaaaactcacattcagaaaacttaaattcaaggcatctggtaccatcacttcatggcaaataaatggggagacaatggaaacagtgacagactttgttttgggggggctccaaaatcactacagatggtgactgcagccatgaaattaaaagatgcttgctccttggaagaaaagctatgaccaatctaaaaAGCATagtaaaaaacagagacgttactttgccaacaaagatccatctagtcaaagctttggtttttcagtagtcagtatggacgtgagagttggaccataaagctgagcaccaaaggattgatgcttttgaactgtggtgttggagaagactcttgagagtcccttggactgtaaggagatccaaccagttcatcctaaaggaaatcagtcctgaatattcattggaaggactgatgttgaagctgaaactcttaatactttggtcacctgttgtgaagaactgactcattggaaaagaccctgatgctgggaaagattgaaggtgggaggagaaggggatgacagaggatgagatggttggatggcaccaccgactcaatggacatgagtttgagtaagctccaggaattggtgatggacagggaggcctgcagtgctgcagtccatggggtcacaaagagtcagacacgactgagcaactgaaccgaacggTTTATTCGActgttgtgtgctcagtcatgtctgactctttgtgaccccatagaccagagcctgccgggcttctctgtccatgggattctccaggcaagaatactagagtggattgccatttccttctccatcttggaCTGTTAGATCTTACCAAATTGCTAATATTGAGAGGAAATTATTTCACTTCCCTTACCGATTATGTGTTCCTTATTTATTTCATTGGGTAAGCTCAGTGATTATCCTGGATTTCAGGAAAGTTTTGATCAGTGTGAGTAGAAAATCCAGTTAGATTTAGACcgtattttatctttcttttttttcagtgattGCCTTCATGTTGTGGATCCCATGCCTGTGCGGGGTCCTGACGTAGAAGCATACTGTCTACGCTGTGAATGCAAATATGAAGAAAGAAGTTCTGTTACGATCaaggtaagaaaagaaaaaaatccatcttttctgcttctgaaaCAGTTTTTGATGGTATctaaacaggaaagaaaatgctGGACATTGGAATTCTATTTAGTTATCTAAACTATTGCTCTTCCATCCTCTTCTCCAATACCCTCTTACCTACTTCTTCCTTATCCCCAGCCCCCACTTTGAAAGGAGTAATAAGCCTACTCTCTACCTGTCTCATTGAGATGCTTTGTAGATTAATTAAGACACCTTAGATGGTTGTGATAATGTGAAATGGCACAAAGAAGCCCTGTGTGTAATTAGCATTTCCCAAAAAGACATTCCAGCTTCTCCTTGGTCCACGAATGCCAAAGATTAGTGAGAAAGCAGCATAATTAGACCTTCTTCCTGCCCTCTCAACTCTTAGAAAAAGTTACATATTTTAATGACTACACTATCCTAGAAACATCATGGCtggattttaagattttctttctctgtcttttataGGAAATGGAATGTAGATCACTTTTACCTCAATTTGGACCTCTAATGAGTTCAATTACTCTATTATGGTAGCTAGTAGTTCTTTTCCCCAGTTTTAATATGGGGTCCCCATTTCTGTTCCACAAAAAAGGCTTCAGGGGAGTCTGGAGTGGCCAGCTGTGCCAGTTACAGAATTCCTGTTGTGGTTGACCATGCCATATGGTGCCAGTAGACCATCCAGCTTCTACTCCAGCAGGATGCCTCCCTGTAGAGAAATCAtcataaacttttttattttttaacaaaattttaatgtataatttGCATCCTCAAATGTCACTCATATTAAGTGtacagttttataaattttaggaaatttaaatccattttttaaaatccagttttagaacattcCCATTACCCCCAAAAGATCCCTGATGCCCATTTATCATTGATCCCATGCCTACCTCCAGCCCTGaaattgaagtgaaagtgttagtccctcagttgtgtctgactctgcgtctctgtggactgtagcccgccaggctcctcagtccacgtgattctctaggcaggaatactggagcgggttcccttctccaggagatcttcccgacctaaggattcaacctgggtctcttgcattgccggttgattctttaccgtctgagccaccagagaagcccaccctCAGCCCTGGATAATTACTGTTCTGCTTTGTATGTCTAgatctggacatttcatataaatagaatcagaaAATGTGTGCTTTTCTACGACTGGTTTCTTTCACAcggcataatgtttttgaggtttattCATGctatagcatgtatcagtacttaatTACTTCTTATTACTGAATAGCATTCTGCTacatgaatataccacattttctttttctttttccattcatcagttgatggacatttagattatttccaggtttttattcttaggaataatgctgttatgaatatcAGTGTATATGCTTTGGATATATGTTTTCCTTTCCCTCAGGTAGATTCCTAAAAGAGGTaagtttatatttaactttttaagagtCTGCCAGATTGTATTCTAAaatagctgtaccattttacattcttaacCAGCGATGTATGAGGGTTCAGTTTCTGTACATCCTCACTAACATTTGGTATTGTCTGTCTTTAACTGTAGCCGTTCTAGTGGGAGGTGTCACACTCTGCTGCTTGACACCCCACAAATTAAGATCGCAAGAAAATCTTGTGCCTAAAATGTACTTTTGTATGTCTGAATTGATCTAAAACAGTATGCTGGTATGCTGTTGAAATTCATCCAAGTTGCATTTTCTGTTAGGGTTCCTAATGCAATGGTCTGTACTGCAGTGCTGTTGGATCTAGGACACTGTATTCAGGTGAAAAAGGAAAACTGCTTTGCTGGCGGTGGTAGCAGTGATTAGTAGTAGGTGAAGATGGAGAGGcctcaaagacaaaaaaatgctttttccctctttttctataAAGAATACTTTGGTGAAGAGTTGAGTTTGTTTCTTATGTTGGAATCTGGTCTGTATAGAAATCCTGTGTGCTTAACAGATGGGTCAGTCTTGACTATGGCTTTAGTAGTATTATACAAAATTCTGATTTCTTGGCTTGAATAGAGATGCAACTTATTTTGAATTTCCTTTAGGTTACCATTATAATTTATCTCTCCATTTTGGGCCTTCTACTTCTGTACATGGTATATCTTACTCTGGTTGAGCCCATACTGAAGAGACGCCTGTTTGGACACTCACAGTTGATACAGAGCGATGATGATGTTGGGGTAAGTTCTTAGCGTGCCCTCACTGTTAAGTCTCTGTCATCTGTTAAGTCTCATGCCAGGCTCTGTCATCACCTGATGTAAAGTGCAGGTGAAGAGTAGTTCCGTATAAACGTCCATGTGCTGGAGCACATCCTCAACCAGAGAAACCAAAGGTGGGTCTAATATGAATGTGTCTCTACGAGGAAATTGTTCTGTAAAGCCGTAAATATGGTGGCTTGGACAGATGATGCTTGGTGAGTGCACTGTACAaggctttgttttctgtatcagGGGCACAGTTTTCATCACCTTTTCCTGTTTATGTTGAGGAAAGCATCTGAGATAGTTTTCTCCCCAGGCTCCAACCTAAACTACCACCTTTCCTGTCAACATCACCAAATATTTTGAAAGGCAAAGAAGCTTTAGTTTAGGGAAGCATGAAAACCATGATGTTCTTTACTTAATGAAGAGCAGCTTGATAACTTGCTGATGTTTTGTATTTCCTATTTTACTCGTTCTTTAAATAATCTGTGGTCTTGAActctagagaaaaataaaaccatcacTCCTGATTCTCTTCCTATCTTTAAAGCACATTCAGatttgtatatataattaatattatatcaCTCAAAACTACTGAGAAATTGACATAGTCCATAATTTGTTATTTAGTATGTCTTTATCATTATTTGGGtttgtttccaaattttccactattccatcattatatttatatatgtaatattttttagaaaattatgttGTATTTTGGATTACTTTATTAAACTATGTTTCTTAAAGTGGATAAAATTTAGTAGAGTTTCAGGAATCAATTTCAAAAGCCAAAGCCAGAGTGAACCCTTGCCAACCACAGTCAAAAGTCCTTTTACTCTGAAACAGCTTGTGGGCCCATTGGTAAAAGATGAGAAAGGAGATCCCAACTGAATGGCTCAAGTTATAACTACAAACAGAGCCTGCTTGTTTCATGAATATCAATCATGAATACTCAATTTATTTgagcaagatttcatttttgttttgtgaagAGCTTTCATAGAAACACCTCTGTTTGCCTCTTTTCCCCCTTGCATCCTTTATTAATTCAGCCAATACATAATGAGTAACTTTTCCGTATCAGGAAGCATTAGAGTCTCAAATACTGttctcatataattttcattCACATATGATGTTTCCCATTGACATTTTGGGTCAGATGAATGTTGTATTCACTGTATGATATCTAATGGCATCGctgacctctacccactagaaACAAGTATCACCCCTTATCCCAATcctgacaatcaaaaatgttCACAGACAGTGCCAGATGTTCCTGGGGGTCAAAATCACCCTCAGTTGAGAACTAACATATAAAAATGTTATGTCCAAGACCACACAAACCACTTCATTATAGGTGCATAGATAAAAGCTCTGACTTATATACATTGCTTATAGCATTAAATATCAGGTTCCTGATTTTAGGAATAGACAatattagggcttccttggtggcttagatggtaaagagtctgtctgcaatgcaggagacctaggtttgatccctgggtcgggaagatcccctggagaagggaatggcaacccactccagtattcttgcctggagaattccatggacagaggagtctggcaaggtatatagttcatggagttgcaaagagctggacatgactgagtgactaacactgtcactgTCAATATTAATTTAATACACAGAACATAAAATAAATGGACACACAAATGTGTAGATGAAAACATGTAGGAAAGGCATTTGATTGATGGGGCCTTATGCTTAGTAACCATTTTGTTCACCGGGGATTGATCCTACGTACATGTCAACCATATAAGAACATTGTCTTTAGAGGCCTGGCTGACTTTTGGATATCTGTTAAATTGATTCTGCATAGAGAGAGGTTTTCTAAACAGAGCAATGAATGTATGATAACAACTCTGTACAATAAGAAGTTGAATTTAAATTCCTACAATTGTTGCTAATCCAAGATGAGAGTTCTTCACTCTTGCTGTGCCTTTAAACATGCTTTTGTTAAATCCTCagttaaattctgttttatttttttccatgtttgtTGGGTGTAGAGCACTTTGAATCAGAGAGCACAAATAGTTAAGACGTTCACTGCAAGTCGTCACAATATTTACTGTATCATATATCCATGACACACCATTACTGTTATCAAAGCATTACGTTAAAACATGTTTTGAATTTATTGTAATTTTATCCGGTGTAAAAAGAGCAAATATATATAAAGGGTAAACCTCTGTGTGTGTTCTCCCGGCATACATGAGCACGAGCAGCTAGTTCAATCTTGTTCTGATGGAGAATAGACCAAAAGGATTAACTGGTTTGTTTAGTCCTTTAATTTGTTTCTTAAGAAGATGTTTCTCCCCTTACCTTGAAGAGTAGATAAAAAGACTATGAAATTGAGAAGTACTCTGCTGGTAAAGCACATCCCTCTTCCCAGTCCTGTTTATGCCAAAACAAACCAACAGTAACGGtaataatgttttatatacaAGTTCATTAAAGCACTGTGTTCATATAGTATAGTGCCATTTTAATCTCCCTGAACAAACTCTGTATGTTGACAAGATATGACACCAGGTCAAGGTTAAGGGAGCTAAGACTTGTGTTTGTGCTTATTTATTAGATGACCTTGGATTGGTTTACTTTTTCATGGGAAATACAATAATCCAACAACAGAATAAAGTAATCCGTCTTCCTTTTTCCTAACCTCTTTTCTTACATCTTTGAAACAGTTGAACTTTATggaattgtttttgttattttcatttgtaaggttaaaaaaaagaatggggtTTGTACAAGATATTACTTAAATGAAGCGATAAGTTGAAGCAATTTTGGTAAAGAAGGCAGGGGTAGATTCTTTATAGAAAGCTCTTTGCTGTCTTTGAAATGTTGACATTATATAAATATCTTGCTATAGAAAGAAGACCAAGTGTTAAAACACtgtttatatatagttatatatgtagttctatatatagttttatatatagtgttatatatatgtatagttatcCAGTTATCTATAGCTTTCCATAGACATGCTGTCTCCTGCCCTGGGTATATAATAGAGCTTTGGCAAACATGCACAAGCAAAACAATATTCTTTTCGAGAGGCCAAGTTTAACAGCACTGACTTGTGACTTATCTCCTGTGTTGGAACATTTAGAAGCTTTGCTTATTCAAGTTCAGGAAAAAGAGATCaaggaaaagacaaacaaaagcaATAAATTAGTACTGAATGCCTTTTGTCATTTGGGCAGCTGTGTTTATATCTTATTCATAGATAGATTAGCATGGTGGTTTCCTGTGTAATGACGACAAACATCAGTGGTATTGGCTCATTTTGACCAGGATAGGTTGGTTTTCTACCCGATACCTGGGTGACCCTGCAGTAGTCTCTCTTCTCAGGCAGCAGCCAACATGGAAGCTACTACGTGTTCAGCAATGAAAGATTCAAGACTTTATCAAACAGAAATGCTGAAGTAATAATCCTTTACTGTCCTTAGCAATCGAGGGTAATTGTAGCACTTGACTTGAGCTATCTCTCTGTCCATTACAGATTGGGGAAGGGGAtggggagaatgaaaaagttttaaGTGTATGTGTTGAGAGcataagaagaaattaaaaccacCCCagttgggacttcctggtggtccagtggctaagactgcactcccaatgcagggtatctgagttcaatccctgatcaaggaattagatcccacaggctgcaactaaagatcttgcatgctgcaaataagacctgggacagacaaataataaaacaaagtaagtaaatatatatataaaaaaaaaaaccaaccaagaTAGGATCCAGTCAACTCATCTCCCGGGATGAATGTGGTCCCAAGCTGGCAAGTAACAATTCTAATATATATGAGAGTCAGGATAGGATATTAAAAAGACAGGTCTTTCCTCAGTCACAGATTAGCTGGATGGTATTGAATAAAGCAAGGCAAAGCCCTACTCTGTCTATCTGTAACTTGTGGATATTAACATGCAAATAGATTTTCTTTCCATAGCTCATCAAGAAAGGCTTCTCTAACATAAATGACCACTGTCTTTATATTGGTTCCTCTTTCTTAAGGGAAATGTCTTTGGAAATGGTGACTCATGGGAACATTGCACAGATACCTCCTCATTGCTTGTTTTATTTGAATCACCTATTTCTGTAGTTGAGTTCATCTTGCTTCTGGTATTGAGTGCCTAAGAAGGCTTGGCTAAATTAGATGGTCTGTGTAACAGTCCAGCTGCTCCAGTCTCTGTGGCTGATAACTGCAATTGTACGTGTGTGTTTTACATGGATCATGCCGTCTGATGTTCTCCATTCCTGCACTTTCAGGATCACCAGCCTTTTGCAAATGCCCATGATGTGCTGGCCCGCTCCCGCAGTCGAGCCAACGTACTAAATAAGGTCGAATATGCCCAGCAGCGTTGGAAGCTTCAAGTTCAAGAGCAGCGAAAATCCGTCTTTGACCGTCATGTTGTCCTCAGCTAATTGGGAATTGAATTCACGGTGACTAGAAAGAAATGAGGCAGACAATGGGAAAAAGATTGACTGAGTTTTCCTGGGTTTTGTTTTAATACCCTGTTGATTTTGCCAACTCTTGCTAGAAAattcaaaactggaaacaaaaacacgcttgttgttttcttttctcatttatgtaTTAatcaaggcattttttttttaagcacacacCTCAGACAGTGTCAGCCAATAAATCTTTTCCTATTTGTGACttttactaataaaaatatgTCTGCCTGTAAATTATCTTGAAGTCCTTTACCTGGAAAAAGCACTCTCTTTTTTTACCACACATTTTTTGACTTGGTTTTCAAGATAATTTTCAGGTAGGGTTTTTGTgtggtattttttgtttttggcagaggaggggagggatgtgTGGGAAGTGCTTAACAAAACTTTTCTCAAGTCACCTTACTAAACAAACTTTTGGAGATagactttgctttttattttcaagattcatttatattttgcaGTATGCCAGCCtcatccgggagttggtgatagatagggaggcctggcgtgctgcagtccatggggtcgcaaagagtcggacacgactgagcgactgaactgaactgagcctcatCAAAGCGCTAACTTACCTATTTGAATTTTTGCACTGACTGTATTATCTAGACATCTGGTTGGCCTGTGGCTGCACTTTATGGTAAATTAGATCTGAAAATGCACAGTGGCCCTTCACAAAAAACAGATTTTCTTTATGTACTGTGATGTCTGATGCAATGCATCCTAGAACAGACTGGCTGCTCGCTAGTCTAATGACTAAACATGGTCTTGGCGTGTGATCTTTCTCATCTTCTAGTATCTTTAAGGATAAACCCTAAGGACTTGGACACTTGGATGAAGAAAGTTTCTTTTAAACCCAAGCCTCCCTGGATTGATGACATACACATATTTGTCGGCACCTCCAGTCAGGTTGAGAGGCAGCTGTTTGGGCTCTGGTGTGTGCGGCTTTGAACTAGGACTGGAGTTCCGGTTGCCTCCCTCTGAAAGGTGTAGCAGTTATTGGATAACTGGCTCTTTTCTTCCTATATCCTCTTTGAaatgtaacaataaaaataatttttgaaacatcTACCAGTGTATCTATCCCaacttttctctcctccctcttttgcTGTATGATGAACTTGAAGATATAAAGACAAATTATACCCTGTTGAAAGACTTGTTTTATACAGTCTAATCATAAAACAGTGGTACTAAATTATCTCTATGTGCGTGTgtctgtggggagagagagaacatATGGGTACTTAGATGGGTCTCTGAAAGTACACATATTATTTGGATAAATTGAGGGATTTAAGATGCATGAAGGAGTGCTTGTTTTAAGAAATTCTTGGCAAAGATTAGTATTTACTATTAGAACATTAATTTCATAAGGGTGAGATTTTAGGAGCTATATATGGGGTTTTTGGTTAgtgaaaaactttttaaactcCAAAATTGAACCtaaaattattgattttattgttaatattaaaAGATGTAAGTTTAACTACAACCAAATGAAATTTATTCCAGTTTTGCAAGACTttgaacatttgaaaattaatgaaatcCACCACATCAacagactaaagaagaaaaatgacatgTCTTATCAATAGATTCAGAaatagcatttgacaaaatccaacacccattcatgacaaaaactctcagtaaactagaaatagaggagaacaagataaggatgttcTTTCTTACTACTCATTTTCAACATCATACTGTAAACCCTAGCTAATGCAGTAAGACAAAAGATACATAGGGAAAGAAGATGAAGGACTACCATTGTTTAGAGATGACATGATTGTAAACATGTAGGAGATCCAAAAGAAtttgttaaaaagcaaaaaaacacttCTGATACTAATAACTGATTTGATTTATAGCAAGGTTTTGGGATAGAAGGTTAATTTACAAAAGTCAATTGCTATCCTtcggttcagttcacttcagttgctcagtcgtgtctgactttgcgaccccgtggactgcagcacgccaggtctccctgtccatcatcaactcccggagtttactcagacccatgtccattgagttggtgatgccatccaaccatctcatcctctgtcatccccttctcctcccaccttcagtctttcctagtatcagggtcttttcaaatgtgtcagttcttcacatcaggtggccaaagtattggaatttcagcttcagcatcagtccttccaatgaatattcaggagtgatttcctttatgatggactggatagatctccttgctgtccaaggaactcttaagagtcttcttcaacaccacagttcaaaagcatcaattcttcggcactcagctttctttatggtccaactctcacatccatacatgactactggaaaaaccatagctttgactaggtggacctttgttggctttgttggcaaagtaatgtctctgcttttttttaataagctgtctaggttggtcataactttccttccaaggagtaagcatctttttatttcatggctgcagtcaccatctgcagtgattttggagcaccaaaaagtatagtctgccactgtttccactgtttacccatctatttgccattaagtgatgggatcagatgccatgatcttagttttctgaatgttgagttttaagccaactttatcactcgcctctttcgctttcatcaagatgctctttagttcttcattgctttctgccataagggtgatgtcatctgcatatctgaggttattgatatttttcccggcaatcttgattccagcttgtgcttcatccagtccagaatttatcataatgtactctgcatataagttaaataagcagggtgacaatatacagccttgacgtactcctttcccgatttggaatcagtctattgttccatgtccagttctaaatgttgcttctacTAATAATGAACAAATGACATTAAAAGCACAAT
Protein-coding regions in this window:
- the TMEM9B gene encoding transmembrane protein 9B isoform X2 is translated as MATLWAGLLRLASMLSLSCLALSVLLLVQLSDAAKNSEDVRCKCICPPYKDNSGHIYNKNISQKDCDCLHVVDPMPVRGPDVEAYCLRCECKYEERSSVTIKVTIIIYLSILGLLLLYMVYLTLVEPILKRRLFGHSQLIQSDDDVGDHQPFANAHDVLARSRSRANVLNKVEYAQQRWKLQVQEQRKSVFDRHVVLS
- the TMEM9B gene encoding transmembrane protein 9B isoform X1 — protein: MPVRGPDVEAYCLRCECKYEERSSVTIKVTIIIYLSILGLLLLYMVYLTLVEPILKRRLFGHSQLIQSDDDVGDHQPFANAHDVLARSRSRANVLNKVEYAQQRWKLQVQEQRKSVFDRHVVLS